From the genome of Triticum aestivum cultivar Chinese Spring chromosome 3B, IWGSC CS RefSeq v2.1, whole genome shotgun sequence, one region includes:
- the LOC123068019 gene encoding polygalacturonase-like, giving the protein MYGDSVARVDGGGTAAEANAAATLDISQSKGVSVKQLTLLDSKEFHMSIFDCSGVTVQGVRIIAPSNSPNTDGIQVSHSRHVSILNTTIGTGDDCISLGPGTSDMLIRDIKCGPGHGISIGSLGWQDGEEGVRNLTVDRAVLKGTTNDLRIKTWAMPNSGFVKNVSFSRVTMNRVANPILVDQNYCSRKGDCPGNSSGVQISDLSYTDIKGSSATPVAVKFNCSGTNPCSGIKLRNIRLRYRHQRPAQAKCQNAGGSASGEVTPPSCF; this is encoded by the exons ATGTACGGCGATTCCGTCGCCAGGGTTGACGGAGGTGGCACGGCGGCggaggccaacgcggcggcg ACACTTGACATTAGCCAATCCAAGGGCGTGAGCGTGAAGCAGCTGACGCTGCTCGACAGCAAGGAATTCCACATGTCCATCTTCGACTGCAGCGGTGTGACGGTCCAAGGCGTCCGGATCATCGCGCCGTCTAACAGCCCCAACACCGACGGCATCCAGGTCAGCCACTCCCGGCACGTGAGCATCCTCAACACCACCATCGGCACCGGCGACGACTGCATCTCCTTGGGGCCCGGCACCTCGGACATGCTCATCAGGGACATCAAGTGCGGTCCGGGCCACGGCATCAG catcgGGAGCCTGGGATGGCAGGACGGTGAGGAGGGGGTGAGAAACCTGACCGTGGACAGGGCGGTGCTGAAGGGCACGACCAACGACCTGCGGATCAAGACGTGGGCGATGCCCAACTCCGGCTTCGTCAAGAACGTCTCCTTCTCGCGGGTCACCATGAACCGCGTGGCCAACCCCATCCTCGTCGACCAGAACTACTGCTCCCGCAAGGGCGACTGCCCGGGCAAT AGCTCGGGGGTGCAGATCAGCGACCTGTCGTACACGGACATCAAGGGCTCGTCGGCGACGCCCGTGGCGGTGAAGTTCAACTGCAGCGGCACCAACCCCTGCAGCGGGATCAAGCTCAGGAACATTAGGCTGAGGTACCGGCACCAGCGGCCGGCGCAGGCCAAGTGCCAAAACGCCGGCGGGTCCGCGTCCGGAGAGGTCACACCGCCGAGCTGCTTCTGA